tcgagtattacggccCAATCAGCAATCCTTCCATTTAACATTTCACACAGGAAGACAGCATAAACCAACAACTTTCGATAGGCACTATATAATTTGTTCTAAATAACTGGAATTTGCCgtgataattgaaagagaatgtaaaccaagagaaattgtcagttgcacttgggaccttttctaatgttcatcgagattggCCAGATTttgtacacggaaaataaaaactacctattatttgacttctttttacttaattttgagtacttccttccattcgctccttcaattgttgtcaaaatacaaagagcaaaaccacccaacagcgagagtttcgttcaataagctaaaattaagtaaaccgtattaacttgaaattgagtcaatatgacttaactatagagtaaatataactcatctttgagtatttttttgcacgtgtcttacgaaaactacctagagccactttacctaaaattaggttattgaacgaaacccccaaattgggaggaatgtacttaaaattaggttgatttgcggttccgtgtaggtTTCACcagatttacaaattttctgcaaatgaaatttctttttttaatgaactcggaacaaataattcaaaatcgtcaaatgaatagaaaaaaaaacggaaataaGTTCCTATAAAGGCATGGCGCTAGAGCATAATTACAAAGTTTCGCTCAAGTAAAGTCTCACTTTACGTCTATGTGAAACATACAGTTGCTATGCACGAAATCAAATAAAGCTTATTTTTGTTAacatttccactaaatatcaacaggttttacactcattttatgagttaagtttatgttttcatgaatttcatgtgttctacaagtagtaatagttcaaatgctttgcacatgatgctagcgtgcaaattatttcagtgtattaaggagcaagactctttgcaagcgtatgagtaatgtcaacaatgtgtgcgttctcaataaatcttccatatggttgaaaaataaaccaatcgatcCATACTactttaaatttcaattcaagaaaagcgaaaatcttagtctaaaattcccgttttccttaaaactgctcgagaaaaattatttcagtttccactgacacccacattatcgaaatgacggaatgcgtaatgaattcttactcgactgcatgatttttcagtgctcgatcggttcagtgctagaattttcgcctgagtttgctgctcgatcaacctgattgacagtgacattataaatgtcattgaatattcgctcattttatgaatgtgttagtgtaaaatttaggcgacttaagccatttcattacactccagccCACATTATCAGTTCCGAATCggcgtgaaattttcattcggaatttcatgtggaaatcataatgaattccgaatcaattccaactccagtgcaacaaccgattccgaatgaaccggttcgccgacaaccggttgattcggaaatcattcggaattgagtgagaagatgcggactgaattgtcaattcgtcttcttcttcttctttcctgattttgcacgttttcgtgctgattttcagtttatttttcaacgaaaacattatataactgaatatacaaatttaaatcttcatgtttttcggatatacagaactagtaaataaccagttcttcttagaatcctaacataaactattgaaattcgctggaaattaacaaaacggcctaccttagtcagcatcatccattcctctagcaggagtgtagtgaaatggcttaagtcgtttaaattttacactaacacattcttaaaatgagcgaatattcaatgacatttataatgtcactgtcaatcaggttgatcgagcagcaaactcaggcgaaaattctagcattgaaccgatcgagcactaaaaaatcatgcagtcgagtaagaattcattgctcattccgtcatttcgataatgtgggagctagaggaatggatgatgctgactaaggtaggccgttttgttaatttccagcgaatttcaacagtttatgttggaattctaagaagaactggttatttactagttctgtatatccgaaaaacatgaagatttcaatgtgtgtaattagttatgtaatgttttcatttaaaaataaactgaaagtcagcacgaaaacgtgcaaaatcgggaaagaagaagaagaagacaaattgacaattcagtccgcatcttctcactcaattccgactgatttccgaatcaaccggttgtaggcgaaattcattcggaatcggttgttgcactggagttggaattgattcggaattcattatgatttccacatgaaattccgaatgaaaatttctcgctgattcggaattgattcggaatccattcggaattcattcggatctgataatgtgggcacatttgattagcaacaaacacattcctatatgggtttcctcttgcagaaattattacgATAtagagatttacgtaccttctataagtaatccCGCAAAAAAGAAACCTTTATTTTAACAGGCGAAAGGCAAAGGATatgaaatgttatcataaaactatttattttttccggaaaactgcttttgtaacagaaaatatctagttttgtttattttgtgtagcgcaatctataatacaaatgcatggaagcagtgttgctaacttttttattaaagaattaatatctacattcataaaatgtaagcttaatgtcattttttattatcactaaggctgtgaaccatttctcggttaatttgagctttggttgaaatctgacacttgagtggttattttgtgtcgagtagttaaatttaactaaaactgcggcccatttaaaAATTTGACGGACCGAAAGTTATTTGGGGTAATTTTTCACAggcaataatttcaactaaagaattaatattagaattttcattgcaagattcttttcagtgtcggaaaataaccatcgatcaaatcaaattaactgCTGGAATGTCAGTTTTTAACCAAAagctaaaattaaccgcgaaatggtttacAGCCGAAGTAatagcggaccttacacgatcattaaaagtatcattactaaaaaataatatcattttaattaacttgtatggtgcagtaatgacgagttttctatatGCAAATTTGAAACATCATTACTTGGTCATCATAAGAAGGataaaaataattctcgtgtaacgcggcccttacacgaaaattatttttgtcatttttaatgatgactaagtaatgatatttcaaatttacataaaaaagaacaaaacagttactagatttttaaattggatttatattcatttcaaacaagaatatgattgttacaaGCCAATTTCTCAATTCGACAAAACAACCtctgtttcatttgaatcaacgtTTTGGTCTaacaaaacgaaaaatatatttgttcaggCTGAGTTGgaataaactaactatttatgaCATGTCAACCAAAATTGAGTTAATGTTATCGGTAATGTACTTgttgactcaatcctgctaTACCTTTATATCCAGAGAAAAAAACTTGGTTCAATTTATGtatgatattatttttgtaatgatACAACTGCATAACATACTGTTTCAATGAACCGtgttaattttatttcaaataaactagAACTATTTTTTCTCGCGCGTATAAACCACAGCATTTTTGTCCCCCGCGGAGAAAAATTGTACGCGTTTCGTAAGTAAAATTTCATCTGCTTCTCTCATTCCCTAGGgggttttcaacaattcaagtgtatgtattgataattaaGTATATATTAGAAATTTGCATAACATCACATAACACACtttctttacaaaaaatatttgatgcaggttcTCTATTTTGACtggactgatggagcaccgaatgTTGGATGctataaaagttaaaaaaacagGCCTTGACTGTGGTTAGCATATAATTCGAGTGTAGCAACGAGAATTACGAAACGGTTAAATgtcttgaaaaatttcaaaattaaacataattgtatttaatatttttataattttaaaaccaatataaatcgaattaaaaatagtataaaatataacattgtaaattagtttgaaagaaatcattttactattaaaaacaaacaaaaatgtatgatttcaaaatacaaaagcgttagttgaaatagctaaatttaagagaatttatttcaacgaaaaggtttgtgaatttaaagcgCAACAATTCTTAACTTTATCTAAAGCTCGttcattcaaaataaatttttcaaattgaattcattgtgaaattgtttgtgaaCAAATTGACAGGAACTCACAAGtggaatatttgtttttttttatcaaaatgtcgtttgaaacaaactaacccaCTGACTAAAACTGATTATCATATTTTGTAGTTCCAAGCCGCAATATTttctatatcaaaccagattttcttttgtcactattttaacaaaaaaaatcattgcgttaaacccaaatttggttatatttacaattttttctcttCGTGTAATAGTAACACATCAAAAAGAATAtcggtttgtttatttgtcACTTAGGTCGTAATGAAAATTGCATGCAGAAATGTATGAAATATATCATTTCGGAATGATCAATAAAGACTGAAATTCAATCAATCTCCTTTCATCAGATTCAATAAGCTGTTTTCAACGTAgttatttttcgttttgttgCAGGATGGATTTTAATTCGTCTATTACACCAGGCTTTTGTCCGGATTGCGGCTCTATATTACCTCTGTTACGAATGACCGGAAATGTGACCTGCTATAATTGCCACAAAAGCTACAATGAAGCAGGTAAATAAACTATATTTGCGCATTAAACTCTCGATTGAAATGGTTACTTTTTCAGTTTTTGGAACCATGGAAGTAGGATACACAATTCAGTTCAATTCGTACGAGAACAAAAAATCAGATCAGCAAGATAATCCCAATAGCGGTGTTGATGAAGCCGATGGACCAGTTGTGTCACGACGATGCCCAAAATGCAGCAACGATAAGATGTCATATGCGACCCTACAACTCCGATCAGCTGATGAGGGGCAGACAGTTTTCTTCACATGTACCAAATGCAAGTAAGACAACTACAATATAGACAGAATGATTTTAGATACACTTATCAACTTTTTCTATAGATTCAAAGAGTCGGAAAACTCATAACTGTCATATTCATAAAATGATGAATTGACATATTGCCGGATGAACAGAGATGTGAAAAATGTAAATACTGAATATCACATGCATTATGGACGCAAAAATTTGCCTCAGACACAGATTGTCACAATAAATTCGTTAGAAAAATAGTCGGACAGATGTGGTTTCTGTTTTCATACTTGTATAATtcttgaaattttcatctatcTAATGAGAGTTGTATTCGAGTGAATTATTTAGGTAAAAATGAATCGAACATGACAAAAGTGTTTTTATTGCACCAATTTTTACGAATGTTTGCAAAATTAAATGTTCACTACTCGAATTTTGGGATTGAAATCAAGCATATGGTATACAACTTACCAGATTGGAGTTTTGGTAACATTCGCTTAAGTCTATCGTACTAAGTATATGCCGTTTTCACAAGTTAATATTAATTTAATTGTATGCTCTATCACATCGAACAGATTTAAATGGAATATctctgcagttttttttttaaattttacctTGTGTTCCATTGATCCTTTTTCATTACCTTGTTCTGCATGTTACGTCGCTTCTGTCTATCATTTTTATTGTATAATTAAGTTCCTTCACTGTTTTTCTTTCAGCCGTAGAAAAACAGTGAAGGAACTTAATTATACaataaaaatttgattaaatttgtCCCCATATCTTGTCTTAAATCTGCAGTTCTatggaccaaatgtcatcatagacaaaagggaaggcatgagataggaacttgtgagcacgtAGTTAACTCACCTTTTGACGAACTCAATATTCAACACGATTTTATGCCGAAACGCTTCACGACTACTAACCTTACAGTTATAGATCTCTCATCGGGATTAACTGTCAATTGGACGAACTAAGGCTCGATTCAAATATTCTTCTTTGTATTGAATACTTTGGGTCCTTTAATCTATTGGGGCTGCACAGTTCAATagataaaaaccttttttaatccacctagtgatgtaattatgcctttctaatattatttatattttcaaaaatttcacttcaagattctgtgaagaaatttttttacaatcctaaataaaataagaaacattctttgggtatgaactagcataaccttttcaatttataaacagttatatcaagttaataagaattttgcatcgtcgcactaaatgattaaacacactttactctatgatactgtagaaacttttatttgagactgtttgtggaaatcagtcaaaacatctctgagaaaattgagtgagtctcgttttagattttttgaccactatttccggtacttccggaaccgggaacttggaaccagaatagccgaagtcgtttcgtttagtaagtaactaataaagcctacaaattgaatcagttttgagccaaatgtagaattttaccctttcttGCTTcgttgctctaaatgacggcATATAAATTTAAACACACCCTATTAAAGCATGATGAAACCAAAGACACCATATCAACAAGATAgccaggggtggaatcatgtgaggtgattatcaccaagtgattatcacttttgaaaatttggaatcatgtaaggtgataatcaccaagttctgtcaccactgctgagaggctaacatcactatcaaacgttggcattacgtaaggtgacagtcaccacgatttaatcaccttcatgtcaaaatggaggtgatagcaatttagttatcactttcagtagtgatttgattttttgagaagtggctttataaattattgtccgttaggtgaattttaagccactgatataaacaacctaccaatattgatcgaagaggataattttttaataaaattcgtactgatattgtgtcaaaattaaataccaaaatgaaaagaaCTTAGTTTATAAGgtttaaagaattcatagaatgaacggtagtatttatcaattaaatcaattcatttatgttgtaattattatttgaaggaatatcattggggtattcgtagagtcaaagataaattgctttctggaaaagtgataagtttatgaatgtagacatctcatgttgcacataacgtaacataaaaaatctatgctaacattttcagtagaattagatggccgtgacttagtgagcgacatatcagtctcgttcaactgaacgagtaaaaaagattaaactgcgttcttaattttcttcttgtgagttgaactaaataaggcaatatttttggacaattggttgctgctaatcatagtggatattcgtagtaccggtgggtaaaatttccaaaatggaggtagcatttgaaagctctgtgaaatgacataatcgtaaagtgaatgaaaactatacaagaaattatttaacggatctttctcattcgagaggaatgccatccgttgtgaaacatcaagaagatctaacaattcgtgtcaaagctttcaaatttatcccaaagaattgactgtgacattgatttccattgaaaaataaaaatcggcactaaattaaaccaacaagtgaatttttttatttgtttatgcgcaggtaatttttttcagcgttactcttcgatccatacaaatcatcattgataaacatgactcgaattaatgaaaaggattgaaaactataggaataaaaattcagattttaaaatattatatgggtatacgccactttcatatgttactcctctaaatatcaacggtatacgccacattcatattttactcctgaaaaattgacgtttcttgacaggtgatatatgagcagagatgccatttatacagatttatctgtattatacagatttttacatgcgcatacagatttaatacagagtacaaatttcttacagatttcttaaatttaatacagatttatacagattccaCCAAAAGTATtacggaaaaaattaaactatctattagtatttgagctatctattagtatttgattgcaatgacgagataaacgtttaggaatcaacgtacaaatcactttttaaaatatatatttttagtgcagatatttaatgaagaacactgaaatccatttatattaaaatttgtaactaaattgaacttaaaagtaagacaagtcttggcatcatgaaacattattgccagactgacagttgtattacctgactcgacgttgcatattgggttttggaaatccatctcaacttatgaagtgaacattttcaaattagacaagtatatggcaccataattcaattgttgttgataggaaaaaattataaaatttcgtcgatgaatataatataagatatgaaatttaatctaccactatataaccataatctattggaataacaccttttaacataattatATTGTGGAAATTTcatattagcgaatacagataaatacagatattttatacgaatcaatacagattttctatgaaaatatctggcatctctgtataTGAGTGAAGTTagctcaatcaccggtgatggtgatagtaaaagtgatcaccttcggtgattccaaacattctggtgatcactCCAAAcaggaggtgatagtcacttatcaccttacatgattccaccccagctctcacatttcccgaacaaatcttttgcaacatccttttttgctagcatggcgccctcagacgaGATCGCATCGAATctagtacatagaagtaggggaaagaaatgtcaaattcgtgcgcgccaaaatagcagcactgcgcacccatacaattgacatgatatattgaatgtgatgccgtgcgatggcgttggtgaactgaagattgatttcgctccaagctgacagggtctgatgaaACTCAACAGCAAgctattgagcaatttgacgtctctgttactcacaccgatgcagagtgcgcagatctattcatatacgaaataagaatgtgtgcgagccgaagtcaaagtttgttgtgcactgaaatgaaaatcttatttatattcattagatttgtcatatgaatcatatgcagaatataattcatagaaattatatgggaacttgtaatctttatttaatgtgtacgtcaaatctaaatggacgttatcataatgaaagttataaaaatatcccatataatttatatggaaattcgatggaagtcgtgaatcgtactgcttgaagctgaagaaatagttgtgtctccgatatttatcaactgctccagaccattttttttcaggaagttccgcatctcaatgtaattttaaatcgctgacaagacagctcatccaactttgTTCAAGGATAtacgttaacggaccatgaaatatatatccggtacatttcattactctatctgtctagtaagattcatttttattttcagtctcgggatctcacttctttttcgcaaatatcatgaggtgctcccttaccgaacggaatactagtaaagtTTGAATCctaaaagaaaagtagtagttggcgattatctgctattcgtatgagctctattgaaagttatatatatatatatatatatatatatatatatatatatatatatatatatatatatatatatatatatatatatatatatatatatatatatatatatatatatatatatatatatatatatatatatatatatatatatatatatatatatatatatatatatatatatatatatatatatatatatatatatatatataaattttttttaaactagtcatatgatatatatgaacctatctaaatcaaatcgaagtgaatattatatgcgcttcataaattgttccaatgtatgttgtgcggatatctagtaatggttataagacgcgccaa
This genomic window from Malaya genurostris strain Urasoe2022 chromosome 1, Malgen_1.1, whole genome shotgun sequence contains:
- the LOC131438092 gene encoding DNA-directed RNA polymerase I subunit RPA12, translated to MDFNSSITPGFCPDCGSILPLLRMTGNVTCYNCHKSYNEAVFGTMEVGYTIQFNSYENKKSDQQDNPNSGVDEADGPVVSRRCPKCSNDKMSYATLQLRSADEGQTVFFTCTKCKFKESENS